The Erwinia billingiae Eb661 nucleotide sequence CAGCAGGATGGCCACCCCGCCCTGAACCACCGCCGCGGCCAGCGTCAGTTGCAAACTGGTTTTGACTTTCGTTGGATGCGTGGCAAGAAACGTCGCGATCACCACCTTGCCATGCCCCGGCCCCAGCGCATGCAGCACGCCATACATCAGGCTGAATCCCATCAGCGCCAACCCCGCCTGATGCGGATGGCTGGCCACCTGCTGCAGCAACGCGGTCATCTGTTGATGAAGCGTTTTCTGCCACAGAATACTTTGCAACAGGATCTGCGGCCAGTGTTGCCAGACAGTGAAACCTGCGGCAATAAACAGCAGCAGCACAACATAGAGCGGCCACGCTTGCAGCCAGCCACGTTGCGGCCGGGGAGTTATGGCATTTACTGACATGTCAGGGTCACCGTCTGCGCAAACTGTTGCCCCAAATCCATATCCTCTGGCGGCGCGTCGGCTTTATCCAGCGACAGCGCATAGGCCTGCATCGACGCATCCGGTTTCGGCGTTTTCAGGGTGAAGGTACAGCGCTGCGCCAGCTCAGGGGGAATGTGCAGGGACTTTTCGGAATCGTAATACATATCAACGAAGTAACTCGGGTCAAAGGTGGTAAAGACATACGTCTGGCTGGCCAGCGGCTGCGGTTCGCCCAGCGGTAAAACATAGTCCAGCACCGCCTTGTTTCCCTGCCTGGAGAGATGGTATTCCGGCGGTAAGTTATCGAACTTCACCGGTTTGCCCTGATGCCAGAACTCACTGAAATAATGCTGTCCGAGCAC carries:
- a CDS encoding DUF1007 family protein is translated as MIVGRLIGALCLCLAPHAWAHPHSFIDMQATLVHQDDKITGLKMHWVMDEITSADLLYDAGKAKPDSVVWKKLAAEVMANVLGQHYFSEFWHQGKPVKFDNLPPEYHLSRQGNKAVLDYVLPLGEPQPLASQTYVFTTFDPSYFVDMYYDSEKSLHIPPELAQRCTFTLKTPKPDASMQAYALSLDKADAPPEDMDLGQQFAQTVTLTCQ